From Panthera uncia isolate 11264 chromosome X, Puncia_PCG_1.0, whole genome shotgun sequence, the proteins below share one genomic window:
- the LOC125931358 gene encoding late histone H2B.L4-like, producing the protein MATGPKTGKLTLRMTQYQIPPVDLMSRKPEQERTSSEGLICGSCRFHKEEFGGHQELALRGWPFSLSSPAAAPVRILKQSQEGLALLQEAMSVMVSLLTDILERIVGVASRLAHSTKHSTITSKEIQRAMRLLLLREFGKHVVSEATKAVIRYTT; encoded by the exons ATGGCCACTGGCCCAAAGACTGGGAAGCTGACCCTGCGGATGACCCA ATACCAGATCCCACCAGTTGATCTTATGTCTAGAAAGCCAGAGCAGGAGAGAACATCTTCAGAGGGTCTCATCTGTGGTAGCTGCAGGTTCCACAAGGAGGAGTTTGGTGGACACCAGGAACTGGCCCTGAGGGGTtggcccttctccctctcctctcctgcagCAGCACCTGTGAG AATTCTGAAGCAGTCTCAGGAAGGCCTAGCCCTCTTGCAGGAGGCCATGAGCGTCATGGTTTCACTCCTTACCGACATCTTGGAACGCATCGTCGGAGTGGCCTCTCGCCTGGCCCACTCCACCAAGCACTCCACCATCACCTCCAAGGAGATCCAGAGAGCCATGCGCCTGCTCCTGCTCAGGGAGTTTGGCAAGCACGTGGTGTCCGAGGCCACCAAGGCCGTCATCAGGTACACCACATGA